One Chloroflexota bacterium DNA window includes the following coding sequences:
- a CDS encoding sigma-70 family RNA polymerase sigma factor — MYDRYGKVSYSVAVRTLGDASMAEDVVQEVFLNLWRNAGKFDGAKGNVRSWLLACTSNRAIDFVRQRRGKTRLDVEIDETAHMVTGPDPWHEVVANLDHAMLKEAMQELPEEQRKTLEMAYFQGYTQAEIAEAMVVPLGTVKGRTRLALDKMRSSLESKGIRSAD, encoded by the coding sequence ATCTATGATCGCTACGGGAAAGTTTCCTATTCGGTCGCTGTGCGCACCCTGGGCGACGCGAGCATGGCGGAGGACGTTGTGCAGGAGGTCTTTCTCAACCTCTGGCGGAACGCAGGCAAGTTCGATGGCGCCAAGGGCAATGTGCGCAGCTGGCTCCTGGCCTGCACCAGCAACCGCGCCATAGACTTCGTCCGGCAGCGCCGGGGTAAGACGCGCTTGGACGTGGAGATAGACGAGACGGCCCATATGGTCACCGGGCCCGATCCGTGGCACGAGGTCGTCGCGAATCTGGACCATGCGATGCTGAAGGAAGCGATGCAAGAGCTCCCGGAGGAGCAGAGGAAGACGCTGGAGATGGCCTACTTCCAGGGCTATACCCAAGCCGAGATCGCAGAGGCGATGGTTGTCCCTCTCGGGACCGTCAAAGGCCGTACGCGATTGGCCCTGGACAAGATGAGAAGCTCCTTGGAATCGAAGGGGATAAGGTCGGCAGACTGA
- the typA gene encoding translational GTPase TypA encodes MTTPRRSDIRNVAIIAHVDHGKTTLVDALLKQSHTFRENQQVGELIMDSNPLERERGITILAKNTAISYRGIKINIIDTPGHADFSGEVERVLNMADGCLLLVDALDGPMPQTTYVLKKALLKHLKPVVVINKIDRPNARPKEVVSMVQDLFLELAQDADQLDFPIIYASGRQGRASVSLETEAKDMEPVFEAIVNHIPPPTAEPDKPFQMLVASLTYDNHLGQIGIGRIFRGKVSLGDNIAHIDRDGKVTNHKIERLWVYMGLERREVPSAEAGEIICLAGVENVSIGDTIAAQETPEALPRIEMDEPTVKMTFGVNTSTFAGREGQYCTTRQIRARLFKELQTNVSLKVDDDAENPDQFLVSGRGELHLAILIENMRREGYEFQVSRPEPVTKIVDGKIHEPNELLMIDTKEQYVGPLTENLAGRLAKMTDMRNDGQGNVHLEYSIPTRGLIGFRSIFPRITRGEGVMNSIFQSYQRMEGEVKSSRKGALVAHETGVVASYGLNIAQGRGQTFWEPGISVYEGMIVGMHPRDEDVIVNVCKEKKLTNMRAASADVLVRLEPPVKLSLEECLDFINEDELVEVTPQTIRLRKKILSGDERYRAGRDKAKVGARE; translated from the coding sequence ATGACTACCCCAAGACGCTCCGATATACGCAACGTCGCCATCATCGCCCATGTGGACCACGGGAAGACGACGCTGGTTGACGCCCTGCTCAAGCAGAGCCATACCTTCCGCGAGAACCAGCAGGTGGGCGAGCTGATCATGGACAGCAACCCCCTGGAGCGGGAGCGCGGTATCACCATCCTGGCCAAGAACACCGCTATCAGCTACCGGGGCATCAAGATCAACATCATTGACACCCCCGGCCACGCCGATTTCAGCGGCGAAGTGGAGCGCGTCCTGAACATGGCCGATGGCTGTCTCCTCCTGGTGGACGCCCTCGATGGGCCTATGCCGCAGACCACCTACGTGCTTAAGAAGGCGCTGCTCAAGCACCTGAAGCCCGTCGTCGTCATCAACAAGATAGACCGCCCGAACGCCCGCCCCAAGGAAGTGGTGAGCATGGTGCAAGACCTCTTCCTTGAGCTGGCTCAGGATGCCGACCAGCTGGACTTCCCCATCATCTACGCCTCCGGCCGCCAGGGCCGCGCCTCCGTAAGCCTGGAGACTGAAGCCAAGGACATGGAGCCAGTCTTTGAGGCCATCGTCAACCATATCCCGCCACCCACCGCGGAGCCGGACAAGCCGTTCCAGATGCTGGTAGCCTCCCTGACGTATGATAATCACCTGGGGCAGATTGGCATCGGGCGCATCTTCCGGGGCAAGGTCTCCCTGGGAGACAACATCGCCCACATTGATCGGGACGGCAAGGTGACGAACCACAAGATCGAGCGCCTCTGGGTCTACATGGGCCTGGAGCGCCGCGAAGTCCCTTCCGCCGAGGCCGGGGAAATCATTTGCCTGGCCGGGGTGGAGAACGTCTCCATCGGCGATACGATCGCGGCGCAAGAGACGCCGGAGGCCCTGCCGCGCATCGAGATGGACGAGCCGACGGTAAAGATGACCTTCGGCGTCAATACCTCCACCTTCGCAGGCCGCGAAGGGCAGTACTGCACCACGCGCCAGATCCGCGCGCGCCTCTTCAAGGAGCTCCAGACCAACGTCAGCTTGAAGGTGGATGACGATGCGGAGAACCCCGACCAGTTCCTGGTCTCCGGGCGCGGCGAACTGCACCTGGCCATCCTCATCGAAAACATGCGCCGGGAGGGTTACGAGTTCCAGGTTTCCCGGCCCGAGCCGGTAACCAAGATCGTGGACGGCAAGATCCACGAGCCCAATGAGCTGCTGATGATTGACACCAAAGAGCAGTACGTGGGCCCACTGACGGAAAACCTGGCGGGACGCCTTGCCAAGATGACGGACATGCGGAACGACGGCCAGGGCAATGTCCACCTGGAATACTCGATCCCCACGCGGGGGCTCATCGGCTTCCGCTCCATCTTCCCGCGCATCACCCGCGGCGAGGGCGTTATGAACAGCATCTTTCAGAGCTACCAGCGCATGGAGGGCGAAGTGAAGTCCTCCCGCAAGGGCGCGCTGGTAGCCCACGAGACGGGCGTCGTGGCCAGCTACGGCCTCAACATCGCCCAGGGACGCGGGCAAACCTTCTGGGAGCCTGGCATCAGCGTCTATGAGGGCATGATCGTGGGTATGCACCCGCGGGATGAGGACGTCATCGTGAACGTCTGCAAAGAGAAGAAGCTCACGAATATGCGCGCCGCCTCAGCCGACGTCCTGGTGCGGCTGGAGCCGCCCGTTAAGCTGAGCCTGGAAGAGTGCCTGGACTTCATCAATGAGGATGAGCTGGTGGAAGTGACGCCGCAGACCATCCGCTTGCGGAAGAAGATATTATCTGGAGATGAGCGCTACCGGGCCGGCCGCGATAAGGCCAAGGTCGGCGCTCGAGAGTGA
- a CDS encoding LLM class flavin-dependent oxidoreductase, whose translation MHAAGRTKRVRIGIAVVNLSFAHPLRLAEQGAITDILTGGRLDMGIGRGYQPIQYPVFGVSMEDTRERFDETLNVLTRAWTDERFSHQGKFHHFPEVSVLPKPVSKPHVPLLMASSTRDSAIIAAKKRMPAILARPFNDNKTVVEDIAIYKQCLVEAGATPQEIESLLDQTVVMKLMYVAPTNKASKEEPYEGLKWHVDILHRITIDPNKAPKSYEQMADRFKQRGAFDYDEWWQNRIIYGDPDRCAEQVVELAKAGVRRLLLWHGPGGVDHEKLVRSMRLFMEQVKPQAMKALGAQPSRLLHVSLLRLHASNLSDLVFFRHNRQGGCDERSWLGGAGGYRRADGNGRDSL comes from the coding sequence ATGCACGCCGCCGGGCGCACCAAGCGCGTCCGCATCGGCATCGCCGTTGTCAACCTCTCCTTCGCCCACCCGCTGCGCCTGGCCGAGCAGGGCGCCATCACAGACATCCTGACCGGCGGCCGCCTTGACATGGGCATCGGGCGGGGCTACCAGCCGATCCAGTACCCCGTCTTCGGCGTCTCTATGGAGGACACCCGCGAGCGTTTCGATGAGACCCTGAACGTCCTCACTCGCGCCTGGACGGATGAGCGCTTCTCCCACCAGGGCAAGTTCCACCATTTCCCTGAGGTCAGCGTCCTCCCGAAACCGGTCTCGAAACCCCATGTTCCGCTGCTCATGGCCAGCAGCACCAGGGACAGCGCCATCATCGCCGCCAAGAAGCGCATGCCCGCCATCCTCGCGCGCCCATTCAATGACAACAAGACCGTGGTGGAGGACATCGCCATCTACAAGCAATGCCTGGTGGAAGCAGGCGCTACGCCCCAGGAAATTGAATCCCTGCTCGACCAAACCGTCGTCATGAAGCTGATGTACGTGGCGCCCACGAACAAGGCCTCAAAGGAAGAGCCGTACGAAGGTCTCAAGTGGCACGTGGACATCCTCCACCGCATCACGATTGATCCCAACAAGGCCCCCAAGTCCTACGAGCAGATGGCCGACCGCTTCAAACAGCGCGGGGCCTTTGACTATGACGAATGGTGGCAGAACCGCATTATCTACGGCGACCCGGACCGCTGCGCCGAGCAGGTAGTGGAGCTAGCCAAGGCGGGTGTGCGGCGGCTCCTCCTGTGGCACGGCCCCGGCGGCGTAGACCACGAGAAGCTCGTCCGCTCCATGCGGCTGTTCATGGAGCAGGTGAAGCCTCAGGCGATGAAGGCCCTAGGCGCGCAACCTTCACGCCTTCTTCACGTCTCCCTTTTGCGACTTCACGCATCCAACCTCTCAGACTTGGTATTTTTCCGGCACAACCGGCAAGGAGGTTGCGATGAAAGGTCCTGGTTGGGTGGCGCTGGCGGTTATCGTAGGGCTGATGGCAACGGGCGTGATTCCCTTTGA
- a CDS encoding LLM class flavin-dependent oxidoreductase, producing MRLRFGTYHTFQHPPWISEPDVFRYEMDRLELAEKMGYDEVWIPE from the coding sequence ATGCGCCTACGCTTCGGCACCTACCATACCTTCCAGCATCCGCCGTGGATCAGCGAACCGGACGTCTTTCGCTATGAGATGGACCGGCTGGAGCTAGCCGAGAAGATGGGCTACGACGAGGTCTGGATCCCGGAATAG
- a CDS encoding DUF4389 domain-containing protein translates to MAATRPAPYPVNLTGELEEPLSRWLWLVKWLLLIPHWIVLCILSIAAVFTFIASWFSILFTGKYPRGLFDFHVNLGNWIWRTEFYGYGALGTDKYPPFVLGPADYPAKLTVEYPESLNRWLVLVKWLLVIPHLIVAGLFGGGLGVAFGRWGWQSGGIVMVLAVIAGFIVLFTAKYPKGIFPILLGMNRWAFRACAYFFLVTDKYPPFRFEE, encoded by the coding sequence ATGGCTGCGACAAGACCTGCCCCGTATCCTGTCAATCTGACGGGCGAACTGGAAGAGCCGCTCTCCCGGTGGCTTTGGCTGGTGAAATGGCTCCTCCTCATCCCGCATTGGATCGTGCTCTGCATCCTCTCCATCGCCGCCGTTTTCACGTTCATCGCCTCCTGGTTCTCCATTCTCTTTACCGGGAAATATCCCAGGGGGCTCTTCGATTTTCACGTAAATCTGGGGAACTGGATATGGCGGACCGAGTTTTATGGCTATGGCGCGCTCGGCACCGATAAATATCCTCCATTCGTCCTTGGCCCTGCCGATTATCCGGCAAAGCTTACGGTTGAATACCCGGAATCGCTGAATAGATGGCTCGTCCTGGTGAAATGGCTCCTCGTCATTCCCCATCTCATCGTCGCTGGGCTTTTTGGAGGCGGTCTTGGCGTTGCCTTCGGAAGATGGGGATGGCAATCTGGGGGAATCGTCATGGTTCTTGCGGTTATCGCAGGCTTTATCGTCCTGTTTACCGCGAAGTACCCCAAGGGCATCTTTCCTATCCTGTTAGGCATGAACCGGTGGGCCTTCCGCGCCTGCGCCTACTTCTTCCTCGTGACGGACAAGTACCCGCCCTTCCGGTTCGAAGAATAG
- a CDS encoding NAD(P)/FAD-dependent oxidoreductase, with amino-acid sequence MVGTIALPISPGRAPMDSTKYLLAGGGIAANEALKQIKKLDPTGSVTLISDEPVLPYDRPPLSKYFLRGEKPREKLFFLPESFYAENGVTTILGKKAQSLDAARATVTLEDETTIRYEKLLIATGGRPVPLNVPGAHSKGVHYLRSLADAEAIAAEAKPGKRAVLVGAGFIGMELAASLVQMGLQVTVVEMLPHIWPRFAGEGLAQYVQRYCQERGITFLTSDSLAEITGQGHVTGVKTKAGKEIACDMVCVGIGLIPNLELARSGGLKIENGLVVDETMHTSHPNIYAAGDIASFPDPVFGRQRRVEHWGHAEYSGQVAGMNMAGKEMKYDLLSYVWSDIFDLHLEFAGDEHEHDQTLLRGDVAAGKFTALYLKGGALTAYFSINTDAKEFPVYQRLIRRKKDLSASLDKLKDTTFNVRGLL; translated from the coding sequence ATGGTTGGGACAATAGCCCTCCCCATCTCCCCAGGAAGAGCCCCCATGGACTCCACCAAATATCTCCTCGCTGGCGGCGGCATCGCCGCGAATGAGGCGCTCAAGCAGATCAAAAAGCTCGACCCCACCGGCTCAGTCACCCTTATCTCGGATGAGCCCGTCCTCCCGTATGATCGTCCGCCGCTCTCCAAGTACTTCCTCCGCGGCGAGAAGCCGCGCGAGAAGCTCTTTTTCCTCCCGGAGAGCTTCTATGCGGAGAACGGTGTCACGACAATCCTTGGGAAGAAAGCCCAAAGCCTAGACGCCGCCCGCGCCACCGTCACCCTTGAGGACGAGACGACGATTCGCTACGAGAAGCTGCTCATCGCCACCGGCGGGCGTCCCGTGCCGCTCAACGTCCCCGGCGCGCACAGCAAGGGCGTCCACTACCTGCGCTCCCTTGCGGACGCGGAGGCCATCGCGGCGGAGGCCAAGCCGGGCAAACGCGCTGTCCTTGTGGGCGCGGGCTTCATCGGCATGGAGCTTGCCGCCTCCCTCGTCCAGATGGGCCTCCAGGTGACCGTCGTGGAGATGCTGCCGCATATCTGGCCCCGCTTTGCGGGCGAAGGGCTGGCCCAGTACGTCCAACGCTATTGCCAAGAGAGGGGCATCACCTTCCTCACCAGCGACTCCCTGGCGGAAATCACGGGCCAGGGGCATGTGACGGGAGTGAAGACCAAGGCGGGCAAGGAGATCGCCTGCGATATGGTCTGCGTGGGCATCGGCCTTATCCCGAACCTGGAGTTAGCGCGCTCAGGGGGCCTGAAGATTGAGAACGGTCTCGTCGTTGACGAGACGATGCACACCTCGCATCCCAACATCTATGCCGCGGGCGATATCGCCAGCTTCCCAGACCCCGTCTTCGGCAGGCAGCGGCGCGTGGAGCACTGGGGCCACGCCGAATACTCGGGCCAAGTGGCCGGGATGAACATGGCGGGCAAAGAGATGAAGTACGACCTGCTCTCCTACGTCTGGTCGGACATCTTTGACCTGCACCTGGAGTTCGCAGGCGATGAACATGAGCACGACCAGACGCTGCTCCGAGGCGATGTGGCCGCCGGGAAGTTCACGGCGCTCTATCTGAAGGGCGGCGCGCTGACGGCCTACTTCTCCATCAACACGGACGCCAAGGAGTTCCCCGTCTACCAGCGCCTTATCCGCCGGAAGAAGGACCTATCGGCCAGCTTGGACAAGCTGAAGGATACGACGTTCAACGTAAGAGGATTGCTGTAG
- a CDS encoding class I SAM-dependent methyltransferase produces the protein MGIAKQIAANKKNWDDRVPIHVGSTNYDLTGFIADPALIRPVIEFASKELGDVRGKSLLHLQCHIGTDTLSWARLGADVTGLDFSPKAIAAAKKLSREAKTPGRFVVSDVYAAPSVLRKRYDVVYTGVGALCWLPDIRKWARVVARCLKLGGVFYVHDVHPIALAASDNLGPEGPRFANPYFEVPKAVMYDDPKTYAGDGVLKHPRSYEWNHGLGEMVTALIDAGLTLEWLREHRELSWVRWPGMVEKRPGWWVLPKGAVDVPLEFSIKATKVVRR, from the coding sequence ATGGGCATAGCGAAACAGATTGCCGCAAATAAGAAAAACTGGGATGACCGTGTGCCAATTCACGTTGGGTCGACCAACTATGACCTTACTGGTTTTATCGCAGACCCTGCCCTGATACGGCCGGTCATTGAGTTTGCGAGTAAGGAGCTAGGTGACGTTCGAGGCAAGAGCCTGCTGCACCTACAGTGCCATATTGGGACTGATACGTTATCCTGGGCGCGTTTGGGGGCTGATGTTACGGGCCTCGACTTTTCTCCCAAAGCTATCGCAGCAGCTAAGAAATTAAGTCGCGAAGCGAAGACACCAGGCCGATTCGTGGTATCAGACGTCTACGCGGCGCCATCAGTCCTGCGCAAACGGTATGACGTTGTCTACACAGGTGTTGGGGCGCTCTGCTGGCTTCCAGATATCCGGAAGTGGGCTCGTGTTGTTGCCCGTTGCCTCAAGCTGGGAGGCGTGTTCTATGTTCATGATGTCCACCCCATCGCGTTGGCCGCGAGCGACAACTTAGGGCCTGAAGGCCCTCGCTTTGCTAACCCCTACTTCGAAGTGCCGAAGGCAGTGATGTACGACGACCCAAAGACATATGCCGGTGATGGAGTGCTTAAACACCCGCGCAGTTATGAATGGAACCATGGCTTAGGTGAAATGGTGACGGCGCTTATCGACGCTGGCCTGACGCTTGAATGGCTTCGAGAGCATCGAGAGCTATCGTGGGTGCGCTGGCCAGGGATGGTTGAGAAGAGACCTGGCTGGTGGGTTCTACCGAAGGGCGCTGTTGACGTTCCGCTAGAATTCTCCATAAAGGCGACGAAAGTGGTGCGGCGATAA
- the purQ gene encoding phosphoribosylformylglycinamidine synthase subunit PurQ, with product MRFGVVVFPGTWSDRDCHHVIEHVLHEPVEYVWHKDTDITRFDCVILPGGFSYGDYLRTGAIARFSPVMKAVEEHAAKGKLVIGICNGFQILCESGLLPGVLMRNRDLEFHCEWVHLRTETTATPFTSACRQGQVLRIPISHGEGRYYADEATLRDLSAGNQVVFRYSTPEGALTDSANPNGSLENIAGICNKGRNVLGMMPHPERCAEDILGGHDGVYIFKSIVERAKAAR from the coding sequence ATGCGCTTCGGCGTAGTGGTTTTCCCAGGGACGTGGAGCGACCGAGATTGTCATCACGTCATCGAGCACGTGCTCCATGAACCGGTGGAGTACGTGTGGCACAAGGATACGGACATCACGCGCTTCGACTGCGTGATCCTCCCCGGCGGCTTCTCCTACGGCGATTATTTGCGCACCGGCGCCATCGCGCGCTTCTCCCCGGTGATGAAGGCGGTGGAGGAGCATGCGGCGAAGGGCAAGCTCGTCATCGGCATCTGCAACGGCTTCCAGATCCTCTGTGAATCGGGCCTGCTCCCCGGAGTGCTGATGCGCAACCGGGACCTGGAGTTCCACTGTGAATGGGTGCACCTCCGCACGGAGACGACGGCGACGCCGTTCACCAGCGCCTGCAGGCAAGGCCAAGTGCTGCGCATCCCGATCTCCCACGGCGAAGGGCGCTACTACGCCGACGAGGCGACGCTGCGGGATCTGAGCGCGGGCAACCAGGTGGTCTTCCGCTACAGCACGCCCGAGGGCGCGCTGACAGACTCGGCGAACCCCAACGGCTCCCTGGAGAACATCGCGGGCATCTGCAATAAGGGGCGGAACGTCCTTGGCATGATGCCGCACCCGGAGCGCTGTGCCGAAGATATCCTAGGTGGGCACGATGGCGTCTACATCTTTAAGTCCATCGTGGAGCGCGCGAAGGCGGCGAGGTAG
- a CDS encoding GatB/YqeY domain-containing protein, protein MSLLQRLDADLKDAMRARDQTRMDTIRHVKTAATMAEVKQGSALTDAQVEEIIARLVKQRRESIEMFLKGNRQDLATKEESEIKVLQAYLPQQMSADDIKAAVKKIIEEVGAKGPGDKGKVMGKLMPLVKGKADGQMVNTIVTETLASL, encoded by the coding sequence ATGAGCCTCCTCCAACGGCTTGACGCTGACCTGAAGGATGCCATGCGCGCCCGCGATCAGACGCGCATGGACACGATCCGGCACGTCAAAACGGCCGCCACGATGGCCGAGGTCAAGCAAGGCAGCGCCCTTACCGATGCCCAGGTTGAGGAGATCATCGCGCGCCTGGTGAAACAACGCCGGGAGAGCATCGAGATGTTCCTGAAGGGCAACCGGCAGGACCTCGCCACAAAGGAAGAATCGGAGATCAAGGTGCTGCAGGCCTACCTGCCGCAGCAGATGTCCGCCGACGATATCAAGGCCGCGGTGAAGAAGATCATCGAAGAGGTGGGCGCGAAAGGCCCCGGCGATAAGGGCAAGGTGATGGGCAAGCTGATGCCGCTGGTCAAGGGCAAGGCCGACGGCCAGATGGTGAACACCATCGTGACGGAGACGCTGGCGAGCCTGTAG
- a CDS encoding 30S ribosomal protein S21 gives MVEVRLAPDETFESLLKRFNRKVQQDGILAEARRREHYEPPSVVRKKKEAAKRRKSSRQKNA, from the coding sequence ATGGTCGAAGTTCGACTCGCCCCAGACGAGACCTTCGAAAGTCTCCTCAAGAGATTCAACCGGAAAGTACAACAGGACGGCATCCTCGCAGAGGCCCGCCGTCGTGAACACTATGAGCCACCCAGCGTTGTGAGGAAGAAGAAAGAGGCGGCCAAGCGCCGCAAGAGCTCCCGGCAGAAGAACGCCTAA
- a CDS encoding dienelactone hydrolase family protein, translated as MDVTTRMVDIPGDGAPMQTYIAEPKDYGTYSVVLIFMHGLGLDAWMKSAAQRFASEGFVAVMPNMYYRAGRETTFQMGDPRVMPTLNGLVDAQTNADTRIALDYIKTLSKARADRIACTGYCMGGTLSWLAACLNRDIKAAAVYYSGSIVARETTLQRPISPHRYAELLTAPVLGCFGETDANLTPADVRQVEADLRRLGKVHDFKIYPGVGHAFACDARLQAYNREAAEDAWKRTLG; from the coding sequence ATGGACGTCACAACACGCATGGTGGACATTCCCGGCGACGGCGCGCCGATGCAGACCTACATCGCGGAGCCGAAGGACTACGGGACGTACTCTGTAGTGCTCATCTTCATGCACGGCCTGGGCCTGGACGCTTGGATGAAGAGCGCGGCCCAGCGCTTCGCGTCAGAGGGCTTTGTGGCCGTCATGCCCAATATGTACTACCGCGCCGGTAGGGAGACCACATTTCAGATGGGCGACCCGCGCGTCATGCCGACCTTGAACGGGCTGGTGGATGCGCAGACGAACGCCGATACCCGCATCGCACTGGACTATATCAAGACCCTTTCCAAGGCCCGGGCCGATAGGATCGCCTGCACAGGCTACTGCATGGGAGGGACGCTCTCCTGGCTGGCCGCCTGCCTGAATCGGGATATCAAGGCCGCCGCCGTCTATTACTCAGGCAGCATCGTGGCCAGGGAGACGACGCTTCAGCGACCCATATCGCCGCACCGCTATGCGGAGCTGCTCACCGCGCCGGTGCTGGGCTGCTTCGGCGAGACGGACGCGAACCTTACGCCGGCCGACGTGCGCCAGGTGGAGGCTGACCTGAGGCGGCTGGGTAAGGTCCACGATTTCAAGATCTACCCCGGCGTGGGCCATGCCTTTGCCTGCGATGCGCGCCTCCAGGCCTACAACCGGGAGGCCGCCGAGGACGCCTGGAAGCGCACCCTCGGCTAG
- a CDS encoding MaoC family dehydratase, translated as MTSYMPLALCHRRLSAASRIDRRAAPSIAQHTTPLRRFVRCLALCACVSCGAFKTPSPGGCMGNKVITKDAEALIGVESAPIKTEIEKHDIQKFAQAIAWPNKPNPLYYDEEHGKKSKYGSIIAPPSFVTSMKWLGQTVERVNPTMGKYRVGMNGGNEYEMYKPIKPGDVLTARGKLSSLKESPRDDGGVMLILGFEGDFIDQKGEKVATARQTLLRIYGPDQVRKE; from the coding sequence ATGACTTCGTATATGCCCTTGGCACTATGCCATAGGCGGCTCTCCGCGGCTAGTCGCATAGACCGGCGAGCGGCGCCCTCTATAGCGCAGCACACTACGCCCTTGCGAAGGTTTGTCCGTTGCCTCGCCCTATGCGCCTGTGTATCATGTGGCGCGTTCAAGACTCCTTCCCCTGGAGGATGCATGGGTAACAAGGTCATCACCAAAGATGCGGAGGCGCTCATCGGCGTTGAGTCCGCCCCCATCAAGACCGAAATCGAAAAGCACGATATCCAGAAGTTTGCGCAGGCCATCGCCTGGCCCAACAAGCCGAACCCTCTCTACTACGATGAAGAGCACGGCAAAAAGTCCAAGTATGGCTCCATCATCGCGCCCCCCAGCTTCGTCACCAGCATGAAGTGGCTGGGCCAGACGGTGGAGCGTGTCAACCCCACCATGGGCAAGTATCGAGTGGGCATGAACGGCGGCAACGAGTACGAGATGTATAAGCCTATCAAGCCGGGCGACGTCCTCACCGCTCGCGGGAAGCTCTCCAGCCTCAAGGAGTCGCCTAGGGACGATGGCGGTGTGATGCTCATCCTTGGCTTCGAGGGCGACTTCATAGATCAAAAGGGAGAGAAGGTCGCCACCGCCCGCCAGACCCTTCTCCGCATCTACGGCCCCGACCAGGTCCGCAAGGAATAA
- a CDS encoding CoA transferase: MSPAQDMPSLLAPYRVLDLTDLKGHLCGKVLAEMGADVVKIEPPGGDSARDLGPFIDDIPDRNRSLYWCAYNLSKRGITLNLETADGRDLFRRLVAKADFVLESFKPGYLDRLGLGYDSLRKIKKDIVLTSITPFGQTGPYKNYEASDLILMGMGGFMSENGYHDSPPIRMSQDQAYNHGGIYGAAASLAAHYDRVKSGEGQHIDVCIQEALALMFDPPMQEWIMNKKEGTNRVGAKMIRGKILMRLVWPCKDGFVTWRLFTGGAVGRRTHLIIDWAEEDGQHTGLKGTKWEDIDMLDITQPQLDKWDEVFSEFFMRHTKEQLVEGSLKRHMMIYPVNTIKDALAHRHLKAREFWVDVEHPELGRALRYPGPYWKVHGAPWGTRGRAPLVGEHNDEIYLKDLGLTKDELISLAEAGVI; encoded by the coding sequence ATGTCGCCTGCTCAAGATATGCCGAGCCTCCTGGCCCCCTATCGCGTCCTCGATCTGACGGACCTGAAAGGCCATCTGTGCGGCAAGGTCCTCGCCGAGATGGGCGCCGACGTCGTGAAGATCGAGCCTCCCGGCGGCGACTCCGCCCGCGACCTCGGCCCCTTCATTGATGACATCCCCGATCGCAACCGCAGTCTCTATTGGTGCGCCTATAACCTCAGCAAGCGCGGCATCACGCTCAACCTGGAAACGGCGGACGGCCGCGACCTCTTCCGTCGCCTCGTCGCCAAGGCCGATTTCGTTCTCGAATCCTTCAAGCCGGGCTATCTTGACCGCCTGGGCTTGGGCTATGACTCCCTGCGCAAGATCAAGAAGGACATCGTCCTCACCTCCATCACGCCCTTCGGCCAGACCGGGCCGTACAAGAACTATGAGGCCTCAGACCTCATCCTGATGGGCATGGGCGGCTTCATGTCGGAGAACGGGTACCATGATTCACCGCCCATTCGCATGAGCCAGGATCAGGCCTACAACCACGGCGGCATCTACGGCGCGGCGGCGAGCCTGGCCGCCCACTACGACCGTGTGAAGTCGGGCGAAGGTCAGCATATTGATGTCTGCATCCAAGAGGCCCTCGCTCTCATGTTCGATCCGCCGATGCAAGAGTGGATCATGAACAAGAAGGAAGGGACCAACCGCGTCGGCGCCAAGATGATACGCGGCAAGATCCTCATGCGCCTCGTCTGGCCCTGCAAGGACGGCTTCGTCACCTGGCGGCTCTTCACCGGAGGAGCGGTGGGCCGTCGCACCCACCTCATCATTGACTGGGCGGAAGAGGATGGCCAGCACACCGGCCTCAAGGGGACCAAGTGGGAAGACATAGACATGCTGGATATCACCCAGCCCCAGCTGGACAAGTGGGACGAAGTCTTCAGCGAGTTCTTCATGCGCCACACCAAGGAGCAGCTGGTGGAAGGCTCCCTCAAGCGCCACATGATGATCTACCCCGTGAACACGATCAAAGACGCCCTCGCCCATCGCCACTTGAAGGCGCGCGAATTCTGGGTGGACGTGGAACACCCCGAGCTTGGGCGCGCGTTGAGGTATCCCGGCCCCTATTGGAAGGTCCACGGCGCGCCCTGGGGCACCCGTGGCCGCGCCCCCCTGGTGGGCGAGCACAACGATGAGATATACCTGAAGGATCTCGGCCTGACCAAGGACGAGCTGATCTCTCTAGCGGAAGCGGGCGTTATCTGA